The genomic stretch AGCCATAGGACACAGTCAGGGAACTCAGCAGGGTCAACAGGGTGTACATCGCCATGCAGCCGATGGCACTGATCCCATAGACATAGCCAAAGTGGGATTTGCCTGCCTACATAAAATGGTAAATGCATTTAGTTACAGTACATGCTTTCAGTACAGTACATGCACATTTACATAGCTACAAATGCTTTTTATTTGAATAGTGTCTTATGATGACTTGGCTGTGAAAAtatgaagcacacacacacacggacatgaGCTGATCCGGAGGTTCCTCACCATAAGTAAAGTGGCACCCAGAGCAATACAGAACAGAATAGGGCCCGTCAGGTCGGTCTCATTCATGATGCTGCCATCAGCTGGCATCATAGGGTTCAGCACTGTCAACGTCTTCTGCCATATGTGCTCAAAATTAATGCCAAGCTCTGCACAAATAAACAACAGATGAATAAAAACAGATGTGAATATGAGAAGACCCATATACACTTTCACATTGAAATATGTTATTCTTTAATTTGAGTTCTGTTAAAGATTCATCCCCAGATAAAACAATGTGTTGAATAAACCCCCAGTTTAGAGCAGTACTAGTGACTCAGGTCTTACCCTCCAGCAATGGAGACTCTTCTTTATATGATCCGTCtgttccagctgtgtattgataTGTCCCAGCAGGCATTGGTGGCTGGAAGGCCTGTCCTGTATAAGGCTGGCCCGTAGAGGGGGCAAACACACCAGGCATGGACACATCTATGCCACTAATAACAAAACACAAATCTTACTGGCTAAATGTATCTACTTTCTTTCCAAAAACGTAGGGGAAGATGAGAGGGATGTGCCCCCATTGTACCCCTCCCTTTCTATGATGACATAATGTAATTTACCTTCTTATTGACACATTCAAATCTTCCCAGTCCAAAAGTTGAATGAATAGTTTTACACCACCACTCAGGAATGCAGAGTTTACCCCATATACTTACTCATCCTCATACTCTGGGTTATGGTCATAGCCATCGCCGTAGTCGTAGGCCACCTGTCCCTGGTCATCGATGTAATACCCTGACTGGTAGAAGTCCTGTTCAAATTGCTGAAAGTCCCCCATTGCTATAGAGTAGGCAGAAATGATTAAGATAAAGATCATGACTGTAACAGTAGAGTGAAGTGAGGGGTATACCACATATCACAAAACTAGTTGTCAACCAAATCACCATTATATAAACTACAAATGATAATACAAATAGCTATTGTGCTTTATCCTTTGGTCAACAGCATATTCACACTACAGCAAGCCAGATATCCTTAAGATTTCACTCAAACTGCTAAGGCAAGATCATATTTAGTAACTGGGATTGCTTATCTCAATAGTATGAGGTCGCATCAGCACATACTTGATTGGATCTGGAGGCCTGTACCAGCCTATTGAAAGTATATTTACAGTCACAGCACCAGTGGCCTAGTAGCAACACTAAATAAACATGCATAAGAAACAGCCAATGTAAATATGTATGCCTTTGATATCAATCAGAGTCTATTCACTTCATTAAAGTACAATCACACCCCACACAGAGCCTTATTGCTAAATTCAGATTTCAAACCTTGAGGTAAATTCTCAGCAAGACCTCTTATTATGTTGTC from Coregonus clupeaformis isolate EN_2021a chromosome 29, ASM2061545v1, whole genome shotgun sequence encodes the following:
- the LOC121544792 gene encoding protein YIPF5 yields the protein MGDFQQFEQDFYQSGYYIDDQGQVAYDYGDGYDHNPEYEDDGIDVSMPGVFAPSTGQPYTGQAFQPPMPAGTYQYTAGTDGSYKEESPLLEELGINFEHIWQKTLTVLNPMMPADGSIMNETDLTGPILFCIALGATLLMAGKSHFGYVYGISAIGCMAMYTLLTLLSSLTVSYGCVASVLGYCLLPMVALSAFAVIFSLQGIVGTILALLVIGWCSFSASKIFISTLAMEGQQLLVAYPCALLYGVFALLTVF